In Candidatus Pelagibacter sp. HIMB1321, a single genomic region encodes these proteins:
- a CDS encoding NAD(P)H-dependent oxidoreductase: MKKIFLIYGHYNDNSFNAAIKNEFIKEAELKGNKVDVVDLYKEKFDPVFAGEEPDKVVLDHRKRIEQSDTIVLVAPIWNFRMPAIVEGWIDKVLAPPWAYRFKKLWGNYGYPIGNLKDKKAIIFCTYGSPRLAITTFFLNLPIRRLKRGVFHMCGIYNIIYRRYFAVPFVSNEKRKEFLEDVRETARNL, from the coding sequence ATGAAAAAAATATTTTTAATATACGGTCATTATAATGATAATTCTTTTAATGCAGCCATTAAAAATGAATTTATTAAAGAAGCTGAATTAAAAGGTAATAAAGTTGATGTTGTAGATCTTTATAAAGAAAAATTTGATCCAGTTTTTGCAGGTGAAGAACCAGATAAAGTAGTTTTAGATCACAGAAAAAGAATTGAACAATCAGATACAATAGTTTTGGTTGCACCAATTTGGAATTTTAGAATGCCAGCAATTGTTGAGGGGTGGATAGATAAAGTTTTAGCTCCACCTTGGGCTTATAGATTTAAAAAACTTTGGGGTAATTATGGTTATCCAATTGGAAATTTAAAAGATAAAAAAGCAATTATTTTCTGTACCTATGGATCACCTAGACTTGCAATAACTACTTTTTTCCTAAATTTACCTATTAGAAGATTAAAAAGAGGAGTTTTTCATATGTGCGGTATTTATAATATTATCTACAGAAGATATTTTGCAGTACCATTCGTAAGTAATGAAAAACGAAAAGAATTTCTTGAAGACGTTAGGGAAACAGCTCGTAATCTTTAA
- a CDS encoding DUF4864 domain-containing protein, translating into MVQIQLLALKNNDEIYANSGIEQTWNFAHPNNKKITGPLDRFTSMIKGEGYKMLLNHIEHSITLVQSGDNWAQFEVTVLDQNKTYHKFDWQVEKYEKSGPLKDCWLTTGVSSPVSLGSSV; encoded by the coding sequence GTGGTTCAGATCCAACTGTTAGCTCTTAAAAATAATGACGAGATTTATGCAAACTCTGGTATCGAACAAACTTGGAATTTTGCCCACCCAAATAATAAAAAAATTACAGGTCCTTTAGATAGATTTACTTCCATGATTAAAGGTGAAGGTTATAAAATGTTATTAAATCATATTGAACATTCCATAACCCTTGTTCAATCTGGCGACAATTGGGCTCAGTTTGAAGTAACAGTGCTTGATCAAAACAAGACTTACCATAAGTTTGATTGGCAAGTTGAAAAGTATGAAAAATCTGGTCCTTTGAAGGATTGTTGGTTGACTACAGGAGTGTCTTCTCCAGTGTCACTTGGCTCTTCAGTTTAG
- a CDS encoding GcvT family protein, with protein MKSKAKVVVVGGGVVGVSALYHLAKKGWSDVVLVERKELTSGSTWHAAGLLPLFNMSYSVGQLHKYAVNLYKKLEEETGKNVGFSVVSNIRLASTKDRMDEYHQYAGVAKTIGVDVKFLTPQQVKEIWPLCHTDDLVGAIQHPEDGYIQPADLTQALATGARNMGAEIYRNTTVLAMKQNKDGWVVETDKGSIECEHIISCSGNFARQTGKMVGLDIPVIPVEHQYIVTEPHPEIQKRKKDGLPEMGVLRDSDSRWYMREEAGGLILGPYEDGAPACYVNGPSKDSEYELFQEDLDRLAPHIEGAIHRVPAFGEVGVKKVYNGAICYTPDGNPIVGPAWGLKNFWINEGHSFGITAAGGAGWQLAEWIVDGEPTIDMLGVEPRRYGDYCSKSYLKAKNEEAYSHVFITHYPDEERPAARPLRTSPCYERMKDLGAVFGQKFGWERPNFFATDGMEQKDDWSFRRSKWFEAIKKECQNVKQNVGLLDMTAFAKCRIKGPKAEEFLDFLVANKLPKKIGRINLCHALNTKGGVHSEFTIMKEAENSYYLVSAGSNLRLDHDWIQKWMPTDGSVTFQDLTNSTGVLVVAGPKARQLMEKVSTDDFSNENFKWLTAKNVDIGYAPVNAMRVNFVGELGWELHHPIEYQNHIFDKLMEAGKDLGIKPFGIRAMNSLRLEKSYKLVGTEMSIEYSPYESGLDRFIHPNKGNFIGLEALNKWREKGFDNKLVTLEVHNTEDADVLGNNPIYKDDKVIGRATGGEYGFRLDKSIALAMVKPEMANVGEKLKVDILGKIYDATVMDESPYDAENKLLRA; from the coding sequence ATGAAATCAAAAGCTAAAGTAGTTGTTGTTGGTGGAGGAGTAGTTGGAGTTAGTGCTCTTTATCACTTAGCAAAAAAAGGTTGGTCAGATGTTGTTTTAGTTGAGAGAAAAGAATTAACTTCAGGGTCAACTTGGCATGCTGCAGGATTACTTCCATTATTTAATATGAGTTATTCTGTAGGACAACTTCATAAATATGCAGTTAATCTTTATAAAAAATTAGAGGAAGAAACTGGAAAAAATGTTGGCTTTAGTGTTGTATCTAATATTCGATTAGCAAGCACCAAAGATAGAATGGATGAATATCATCAGTATGCCGGTGTTGCAAAAACAATTGGAGTTGATGTAAAATTTTTAACACCTCAACAAGTTAAAGAAATTTGGCCACTATGTCATACAGATGATTTAGTTGGAGCAATTCAACATCCTGAGGATGGCTATATTCAACCAGCAGATTTAACTCAAGCACTAGCAACCGGTGCAAGAAATATGGGTGCAGAAATTTACAGGAATACAACCGTACTTGCGATGAAGCAAAATAAAGATGGTTGGGTTGTTGAAACTGACAAAGGTTCTATAGAATGTGAACATATTATTTCTTGTTCAGGAAATTTTGCAAGACAAACAGGTAAAATGGTTGGTTTAGATATTCCTGTTATTCCAGTAGAACATCAATACATTGTAACAGAACCTCATCCTGAAATACAAAAAAGAAAAAAAGATGGTTTACCTGAAATGGGAGTTTTAAGAGATAGTGATAGCAGATGGTATATGCGAGAGGAAGCTGGTGGATTAATATTAGGCCCATATGAAGATGGAGCTCCAGCGTGTTATGTGAATGGACCATCAAAAGATTCAGAGTATGAATTATTTCAAGAAGATTTAGATAGACTTGCTCCACACATTGAAGGAGCAATTCATCGTGTACCTGCATTTGGAGAAGTTGGTGTTAAAAAAGTTTACAACGGTGCAATTTGTTATACACCAGATGGTAATCCAATTGTTGGTCCTGCATGGGGATTAAAAAACTTTTGGATTAATGAAGGACACAGTTTTGGAATTACTGCAGCAGGCGGAGCAGGTTGGCAATTAGCTGAATGGATTGTAGATGGAGAACCTACAATTGATATGCTAGGTGTTGAGCCTAGAAGGTATGGAGACTATTGCTCTAAATCATATCTAAAAGCTAAAAATGAAGAAGCTTACAGTCATGTATTTATTACTCACTATCCAGACGAAGAAAGACCAGCTGCAAGACCATTAAGAACCTCACCTTGTTATGAAAGAATGAAAGATTTAGGTGCTGTTTTTGGACAAAAATTTGGATGGGAAAGACCAAACTTTTTTGCAACAGATGGAATGGAACAAAAAGATGATTGGTCATTTAGAAGATCAAAATGGTTCGAGGCAATAAAAAAAGAATGTCAAAATGTAAAACAAAATGTGGGTCTTTTAGACATGACCGCATTTGCAAAATGCAGAATTAAGGGTCCAAAAGCTGAAGAGTTTTTAGACTTCTTAGTTGCAAACAAGCTTCCTAAAAAAATTGGGAGAATAAATTTATGTCACGCATTAAATACTAAAGGTGGCGTTCACTCAGAATTCACAATAATGAAAGAAGCAGAAAATAGTTACTATCTTGTTTCTGCTGGTTCAAATTTACGTTTAGATCATGACTGGATTCAAAAATGGATGCCAACAGATGGGTCTGTTACTTTTCAAGACCTTACAAATAGCACAGGCGTTCTTGTTGTTGCAGGACCTAAAGCAAGACAACTAATGGAAAAAGTTTCAACTGATGATTTTTCCAATGAAAATTTCAAATGGCTAACTGCTAAGAATGTAGATATTGGGTATGCTCCAGTTAACGCAATGAGAGTAAACTTTGTTGGAGAATTAGGTTGGGAACTGCATCATCCAATTGAGTATCAAAATCATATTTTTGATAAACTAATGGAAGCTGGAAAAGATCTAGGCATTAAACCCTTTGGTATTCGAGCAATGAACAGTTTAAGATTAGAAAAATCTTATAAATTAGTTGGAACCGAAATGTCTATAGAGTACTCACCTTACGAATCTGGATTAGATAGATTTATCCACCCAAACAAAGGAAATTTTATTGGCTTGGAGGCATTAAATAAATGGAGAGAAAAAGGTTTTGATAATAAATTAGTAACTTTAGAAGTTCATAATACAGAGGATGCTGATGTTCTTGGAAATAATCCTATTTACAAAGATGATAAAGTGATTGGAAGAGCAACAGGTGGTGAGTATGGTTTTAGATTAGATAAATCTATTGCACTTGCAATGGTTAAACCAGAAATGGCAAATGTTGGAGAAAAATTAAAAGTTGATATTTTAGGAAAAATATACGATGCAACAGTAATGGATGAAAGTCCTTATGATGCAGAAAATAAATTATTGAGAGCTTAA